One genomic window of Pagrus major chromosome 22, Pma_NU_1.0 includes the following:
- the vps18 gene encoding vacuolar protein sorting-associated protein 18 homolog, with the protein MASILDEYEDSQNTRQSAQQHGRLSSANIGITHSGFVNVRLEEEKPIFNKQRIDFTPPEKINHLAVCSNQLCMSLGKDTLLRIDLAKPDQPNQIELGRKDESKVHRLFLDPTGSHLLISLTTSECLYLNRNTQKVRSLSRWRGHLIESVGWNKLLGTETNTGPILVGTSQGIIFEAEISAAEGSLFNTNPDQYFRQVHSLEEDGKPAPVCCLEVERGLENKYFIIATTRKRLFQFVGKVAEGSEQQGFSSIFSQNQDLLPSFQEFPANMGYSEITFYTSKLRTSPKAFAWMMGNGVLYGQLDYVRPDSLLSDVQVWEYTPDIDLSANRPISIVLTQFHFLLLLRDRVKAICTLNGQVVYEDVFPDKFGTLKKMIKDPVGGLVWIYTERAVFRYHVQREARDVWQMYMSMNKFDLAKEYCRDRPECMDMVLAKEAEHCFQNKRYLESAKCYALTQNYFEEIALKFIEAKQEDALKEFLLKKLNNLKQSERTQITLLVTWLAELYLNRLGQLESDGNSIIFQETRDDFRQFLSNSKHKECLYNNRSTIYDLLASHGNVDDMVYFSVVMQDYERVISHYCQHDDYSAALEVLSKHCDQKLFYKFSPVLMQHIPKNVVDAWIQMGKRLDPKKLIPALMNYSHMGSTQQINETIRYMEFCVYELTVTEEAIHNYLLSLYAKYKPDRLLWYLEQAGTHASEIHYDLKYALRLCAEHGYLKACVLVYRIMELYEEAVDLALQVDVDSAKSCADLPEDDEELRKKLWLKIARHVVQEEKDVKKAMNCLSSCNLLKIEDILPFFPDFVTIDHFKEAICSSLEEYNQHIEELKQEMEEATESAKRIREDIQEMRNKYGVVDSQEKCAACDFPLLNRPFYLFLCGHMFHYDCLFQEVTPHLTAYKQSRLEELQKKLAATTQSSKSRHRAATKDEGDTSSLGKGNAGTSREQIKSDIDDIIASECVYCGELMIKSIDKPFIDPQKFEEEKSSWL; encoded by the exons ATGGCGTCGATACTTGACGAGTACGAGGACTCGCAAAACACCCGGCAAAGCGCGCAGCAGCACGGCCGCCTGTCAAGTGCCAACATCGGGATAACACACTCAG GTTTTGTGAATGTGAGACTTGAGGAAGAGAAGCCGATATTCAACAAGCAGCGGATCGATTTCACTCCGCCGGAGAAGATCAACCATCTTGCAGTCTGCAGCAATCAACTCTGCATGAGTCTGGGAAAGGACACCCTGCTGAG GATTGATTTGGCCAAGCCTGATCAGCCTAATCAGATTGAATTAGGGCGGAAAGATGAAAGTAAAGTGCACAGACTGTTCCTGGACCCCACTG gctCCCATCTGCTGATCAGCCTGACCACCAGCGAGTGTCTGTACCTCAACAGGAACACGCAGAAGGTGCGCAGTCTGTCCCGCTGGAGAGGCCACCTCATCGAGAGCGTGGGCTGGAACAAGCTGCTCGGCACTGAGACCAACACAGGGCCAATCCTGGTTGGCACCAGCCAGGGCATCATCTTTGAAGCAGAGATCTCTGCAGCTGAGGGCAGCCTGTTCAACACCAATCCAGATCAATACTTCAGACAG GTCCACTCCCTGGAGGAGGATGGCAAGCCTGCACCAGTCTGCTGCCTAGAGGTGGAGCGGGGCCTGGAGAACAAGTACTTCATCATCGCCACAACCCGCAAACGCCTGTTCCAGTTTGTGGGTAAAGTGGCTGAGGGGTCCGAGCAGCAAGGCTTCAGCTCCATCTTCAGCCAGAACCAGGACCTGCTGCCCAGTTTCCAGGAGTTCCCAGCCAACATGGGCTACAGCGAGATCACCTTCTACACCTCAAAGCTTCGCACCTCCCCGAAGGCGTTCGCCTGGATGATGGGTAATGGAGTTCTTTATGGTCAGCTGGACTACGTCAGGCCTGATTCCCTGCTGAGTGATGTTCAG GTATGGGAGTACACCCCTGACATTGACCTTAGTGCCAACAGGCCCATCTCCATTGTGCTGACACAGTtccacttcctgctgctgctccgtgACCGAGTTAAGGCCATCTGCACTCTGAATGGACAGGTGGTATATGAGGATGTGTTCCCAGATAAATTTGGCACTCTCAAGAAGATGATCAAGGACCCAGTTGGCGGGCTGGTGTGGATCTACACCGAGCGGGCAGTTTTCCGGTACCATGTCCAGCGAGAGGCCAGGGATGTGTGGCAGATGTATATGAGCATGAATAAATTCGATCTGGCCAAGGAGTACTGCCGTGACCGGCCAGAGTGCATGGACATGGTGCTGGCTAAAGAGGCAGAGCACTGCTTCCAGAACAAGCGATACCTCGAGAGTGCCAAGTGCTATGCACTGACGCAGAACTACTTTGAAGAAATAGCGCTCAAGTTCATCGAAGCCAAACAAGAAGACGCCCTAAAGGAGTTTCTGCTGAAGAAACTAAATAATCTGAAACAGAGCGAGAGAACACAGATCACCCTGCTAGTCACCTGGCTAGCCGAGCTCTACCTGAACCGGCTGGGCCAGCTGGAGAGTGATGGTAATAGCATCATCTTCCAGGAGACCCGTGATGACTTTCGCCAATTCCTCAGCAACTCCAAACACAAGGAGTGCCTGTACAACAACCGCAGCACCATCTACGACCTGCTTGCCAGCCACGGCAACGTTGACGACATGGTTTACTTCTCAGTCGTCATGCAGGACTATGAGAGAGTGATATCCCACTACTGCCAGCACGACGACTACAGCGCCGCTCTGGAGGTGCTCTCTAAGCACTGTGATCAGAAGCTTTTTTACAAGTTCTCCCCCGTCCTTATGCAGCACATTCCCAAAAACGTGGTGGATGCGTGGATTCAGATGGGCAAGCGGCTGGACCCAAAGAAGCTCATTCCGGCTCTGATGAACTACAGCCACATGGGCAGCACCCAGCAAATCAACGAAACGATCCGCTACATGGAGTTCTGTGTGTACGAGCTGACTGTGACTGAGGAGGCCATCCATAACTACCTGCTGTCGCTCTATGCCAAGTATAAGCCGGACCGTCTGCTATGGTACCTGGAGCAGGCAGGTACACACGCCTCAGAGATCCACTATGACCTGAAGTACGCCCTCAGGCTGTGTGCAGAACATGGCTACCTCAAAGCCTGTGTCCTGGTTTATAGGATTATGGAGCTGTATGAGGAGGCAGTGGATCTTGCTTTACAA GTCGACGTAGACTCTGCCAAGTCGTGTGCAGACCTGCCTGAGGATGACGAGGAGCTGAGGAAAAAGCTTTGGCTGAAGATCGCCCGCCATGTGGtgcaggaggagaaagatgTGAAGAAAGCCATGAACTGTCTGTCCAGCTGCAATCTGCTCAAGATCGAAGACATCCTGCCCTTCTTCCCAGACTTTGTCACCATTGACCATTTTAAG GAGGCCATCTGCAGCTCCCTGGAGGAGTACAACCAGCACATCGAGGAGCTGAAGCAGGAAATGGAGGAGGCTACAGAGAGCGCTAAACGCATCAGAGAAGACATCCAGGAAATGAGGAACAAATATGGCGTAGTGGATTCTCAGGAAAAGTGTGCTGCTTGTGACTTTCCATTACTCAACAGGCCCTTCTATTTGTTCCTGTGTGGACACATGTTCCACTACGACTGCCTGTTCCAG GAAGTGACCCCTCACCTCACAGCATATAAGCAGAGTCgtctggaggagctgcagaaaaAGCTGGCTGCAACCACGCAATCCTCCAAGTCACGCCACCGTGCAGCAACCAAGGACGAAGGAGACACCTCCAGCCTCGGAAAGGGCAACGCAGGCACAAGCCGCGAGCAGATAAAATCGGACATTGATGACATCATTGCATCTGAATGCGTGTACTGCGGCGAACTGATGATCAAGTCCATCGACAAGCCTTTCATTGATCCACAGAAATTTGAGGAGGAGAAATCCAGCTGGCTATGA